GGACTACAAGGGGAGCGGCGAATATAAAAATGTCGAGCAGGGCATCCAGCTCCTCCGTCGGGAGAAGTAAGCCTCGTGTGATAGCCCCGAGGTTTACCGTTCTAGCCCTTGGGGATATGGAACTCCGTATCCCCGTAGAGGAGCTGCAGCAAATTAATCTGGCCGCCGTGGTAGGTCATGTTGCGGTAGGGGAACTCGATCACCTGGTAGCCCGACATCGTCCCACGGCGGAGCACATAGTCCTTGGCAAGGTCTTCGTCGCTGAGGCCACGGACCACCGCGGCACACTCGATGGCGCTGGCGATCAGGTCCTGCTGTGCCTCTTCCAGGCTGGCGTACTCCGACTTGACCTCGAAAGGGCTGAAAGGCGTCGGTCTCTCCCCGCGTAGGATCTGCGTGAAGACGCGGTTTGCTCCTGCACACTCGGCCACCTGCTCGCGGGCCGTGCGCAGGTTCGCTGCCCCCTCTAGCGTGGGAGTCCAGCTCTGCTTCTCCTCGGGCATCGCACCTAGCCAGAAGGCGAGCAACTTAGCCGCCCCCTCGATCTTCTCTGCTTGAAACTCTTGAACGGTCATCGTTTACACTCCCTTTGCCAGTAAGGCCCCGATAGGCTTCCCGAGGCCGTCGCGCGTGACATAGAACGGGCGCTTCTCCACCTCGTAGGCGTGCTTGGGCGAGATCCCCAGCGTATGGTAGATCGTCGCGTGCAGGTCCTCGATTACCACCGGGTTCTCGACCGTCTTGCACGGGCGCTCGTCAGCGGTCTTGCCATAGACAAAGCCTTTTTTCACGCCCCCGCCAAACATCAAAACACTTCCGGCGTCGGTGAAGTGCCGGTGCATCCCGTAGAACTTGGGCTCATTGACAATATCCGGGACGGTCACCTGGTCGCGGACACGGGCATCGGGCTTGCCCTCCATCATCATGTCGCGCGAGAACTCCGATGCCAGCACGATCAGGGTCCGGTCCAGCAGGCCACGCTCTTCGAGGTCTTTAACAAGCTGCGCGATGGGCGCGTCGATCTGGCGCTTCATCTCGGTCAGGCGCGTGTGGCCGTTATCGTGGGTGTCCCAGCCAAAGAACGGAACATACTCGGTGGTGACTTCGATATAGCGCGCTCCGGCCTCACGCAGGCGGCGTGCCAGCAAGCACCCTTGGCCAAAGCGCCCGGTGTTGTAGCTATCGTAGCTGGCCTTGGGCTCTTTTGTCAGGTCAAAGGCGGCGGCGGCGGGCGACGACAGCAAGCGATGGGCGTTGTCCAGCGAGCGCAGCAGGCTCTCTTTCTGGTAGTCCGAGCCCACTTTCCCGACTAGGGACTCTCCGACCAGCTTTTTATAGAGCGCCTGGCGGTTCTCAAAGCGCGACGGTGTCATGCCCGCCGGGGGGCGCACAGCCTCGACCGCCTGATCCGGGTAGGGCAGGTTGAAGGGGCCAAACTCGCTCCCCAGAAAGCCCGCCGTGGTAAATGCCTTGAGCTCCTCGCCCTCCCCGACATCGAAGCGCTGCCCGATATTGATAAACGCCGGGACGGCCTCATTCAGCGGCCCGAGGGTCCGCGCGATCACCGAGCCAATGTGCGGCGCCGCGACTGTCTGCGGCGGCGCGTAGCCGGTGTGCCAGTGGTACTGGTGGCGCGAGTGCAGGATCGCCCCCAGATCGCCCGCCCGGTAGGTGCGGATCAGGGTCGCCCGGTCCATCACCTGCGCGATCTTCTCCAGCCCCTGCGAGAGCTGCACCCCGTCCACGACTGTCGGGATCGCCGGAAAGGTCGAGAGGATCTTCTCCGAGGGCGTCCCGGTCTCGTAGGGCGTGTAGCGCTTGGGGTCGAAGGTCTCGGTGTGGGCCATTCCGCCGCCCATCCACAAGACAATCACCGCATCCGCGGTCGCCTTCGGGGCGGGCTGCGCGGCCCAGAGCGGGCGGGCATAGCCCGCCGCCAGTGCGGATAAAAGTAGCTCTCGTCGGTTCATTTTCTATTCCTTGGATCGCCCCCGTAGGAGGGGGGCGTCAACGGGCGTTCCGCCACAAAGGCCTTCGGCCATACCGAATTATGGGCGGAGCCCTTCCCAGCACGAAGTGCTCGTTGACGCCCCGCTCTAACCGGGGCGATCAATACAGCTGAAACTCCGGGCTCATCAGGAGCGCCCATAAAATATCTTCCAGTGCCTCGGGGGTGAGCTTGGTGCCCACCGCTTGGCGGATCGTGGCCCGCTCCGTGGTTGTGGGCGGGCGGCTCAGCGCGGTCTGGTAGAGGCCGTTGAGCACATCCTCGCCGTTGCCTGCGTGACGGAGCCAGGTGGACGCGCCGGTTTTGAGGCGGGCGGAGAGGAGCGGGCCGTTGGTCAGCTCTAGCGCCTGAAGCGTCGTGGCGACACTCTGGCGTTGCGTGACGGTCTGCTCCCGGTTGGGCCGTCCTAGGGCGCGGGTGAAGGCATCAGCGGTGGTGAGTGCGGCGC
This genomic interval from Armatimonas rosea contains the following:
- a CDS encoding DinB family protein — its product is MTVQEFQAEKIEGAAKLLAFWLGAMPEEKQSWTPTLEGAANLRTAREQVAECAGANRVFTQILRGERPTPFSPFEVKSEYASLEEAQQDLIASAIECAAVVRGLSDEDLAKDYVLRRGTMSGYQVIEFPYRNMTYHGGQINLLQLLYGDTEFHIPKG
- a CDS encoding DUF1501 domain-containing protein, translated to MNRRELLLSALAAGYARPLWAAQPAPKATADAVIVLWMGGGMAHTETFDPKRYTPYETGTPSEKILSTFPAIPTVVDGVQLSQGLEKIAQVMDRATLIRTYRAGDLGAILHSRHQYHWHTGYAPPQTVAAPHIGSVIARTLGPLNEAVPAFINIGQRFDVGEGEELKAFTTAGFLGSEFGPFNLPYPDQAVEAVRPPAGMTPSRFENRQALYKKLVGESLVGKVGSDYQKESLLRSLDNAHRLLSSPAAAAFDLTKEPKASYDSYNTGRFGQGCLLARRLREAGARYIEVTTEYVPFFGWDTHDNGHTRLTEMKRQIDAPIAQLVKDLEERGLLDRTLIVLASEFSRDMMMEGKPDARVRDQVTVPDIVNEPKFYGMHRHFTDAGSVLMFGGGVKKGFVYGKTADERPCKTVENPVVIEDLHATIYHTLGISPKHAYEVEKRPFYVTRDGLGKPIGALLAKGV